One Solanum pennellii chromosome 10, SPENNV200 genomic region harbors:
- the LOC107031832 gene encoding probable O-methyltransferase 3, whose translation MVVPIVGEHETEILHAQTHIWNHIFSFINSMSLKSAIQLNIPDIIHKHGKPMTLDELANALSINHSKITHLRRLMRILVHSGFFLKSGSGSGSESGSVEGGYVLAPPARLLLKDEPLTVTPFLLAMLDPILVKPWHNVSEWFTSDEPTAFEVAHGRTFWDYAGHEPRLNHFFNDAMASDAKLVMSVVMKYSKDVFEGLNSIVDVGGGTGTVAKTIAKTFPNLQCTVFDLPHVVEGLEGSDNLTYVGGDFFVSIPHAEALLLKWILHDWSDEESVKILKKCKEAIPSKEKGGKVIIIDMMVDNKIGDDESIETQIFFDMLMMVLVTGRERSEKGWAKIFFEAGFSDYKVTPILGLRSLIEVYP comes from the exons atggTTGTGCCAATTGTTGGTGAACATGAGACTGAAATTCTTCATGCTCAAACTCACATATGGAACCATATATTTAGTTTCATAAATTCCATGTCACTCAAATCAGCAATTCAATTAAACATCCCAGACATAATCCACAAACATGGCAAACCTATGACACTTGATGAATTAGCTAATGCCCTATCAATCAACCACTCCAAAATCACTCACCTTCGACGTCTCATGCGAATTTTGGTCCACTCAGGATTTTTCCTCAAGTCAGGATCAGGATCAGGGTCAGAATCAGGGTCAGTAGAGGGGGGCTATGTCCTAGCCCCTCCAGCTCGTCTTTTATTGAAAGACGAGCCGTTAACAGTTACACCTTTTTTACTAGCAATGTTGGACCCAATTTTAGTAAAGCCATGGCATAATGTAAGTGAGTGGTTTACTAGTGATGAGCCAACAGCATTTGAGGTTGCACATGGGAGAACATTTTGGGATTATGCTGGACATGAACCTAggttaaatcatttttttaatgatgcAATGGCTAGTGATGCTAAGTTGGTTATGAGTGTTGTAATGAAATATTCAAAAGATGTTTTTGAAGGATTAAATTCTATTGTTGATGTTGGTGGTGGTACTGGGACTGTGGCTAAGACAATTGCTAAAACTTTTCCTAATTTGCAATGTACTGTGTTTGATTTGCCTCATGTAGTTGAAGGACTTGAAGGAAGTGATAACTTAACTTATGTTGGTGGAGATTTCTTTGTGTCCATTCCTCATGCTGAGGCTCTTCTACTCAAG TGGATATTACATGATTGGAGTGACGAAGAAAGTgtaaaaatattgaagaaatgTAAAGAAGCGATACCTAGCAAGGAAAAAGGTGGAAAGGTGATAATTATTGACATGATGGTTGATAATAAAATTGGAGATGATGAATCAATTGAAACTCAAATTTTCTTTGATATGTTAATGATGGTTTTGGTTACTGGAAGAGAAAGATCTGAAAAAGGATGGGCTAAAATCTTCTTTGAGGCTGGATTTAGTGACTATAAAGTTACTCCAATTCTTGGATTAAGGTCACTAATTGAGGTTTATCCTTAA